The Xenopus tropicalis strain Nigerian chromosome 1, UCB_Xtro_10.0, whole genome shotgun sequence DNA segment ctttggagtagaaagacatgggtacccattttagattcgggggaatgtgtactttccaaagatatatgactttctggggtgagtgtactttttactagctttatcccacatgttcacattggggcccctacatgccacatacttaggtaaacctatacatattgggcatcaaactgttcaggggacccctggtgttcatatttagggtgttttatttggttactttatgacctgtaggagataagatactatagactggaagctttgaagcgatttttaaaaaaaaatcacaaattttgataaaaaccaataactttaggaaagcattgtgacttgatagtttggagcagacagacagttgtgcctattctgtattccccagaatctgttctttccaaaaatgtacaattttctgggataaaccttctgttagtgaaatttttggccttgaaatctaaagtatgcagctttctggagcagtgctttgggaatttggtagtgtactgctgtgagtttgtggcctatacaagtgagaaatctccataaaactatatatatttggtattggcacgttcagaagacatgggactttctaaatcagttgtatattcctgcataaaataatttttgtttctagtatgtgtgtttatattatggaaaattagattttttttgcatttttagaaaaTAGAAGCCTATatattgttacagaattggaattacacaaaaattctaccatatatatatatatatatatataaacgatatattgttttcctgtgtAAActagtccccccgaggaaaggcccctaaagtgaaacagtgcaaaatgttcaaaaactgtctggcagtacaagttccactttgaccaaaacagctggcagtaaaagggttaaacaaaaaaTGGCTCCTTGTTTTGAGCTTAAAAATAACTGGAAATGACACTGTTTGGCTGGAAGCAATGCAGCGGTGGGGAGAgattttccaaattttttttgaccacgcccccttttgtggtcacgccccaattaccacaccccatttaaaaaaaaataccccttttatatagatgaaatggcgggagcagacgaaaatgtgctataccctcatactgaacgacctaaggaaaacaatacagcaactcctacatataaatacaaatatagagagaaggcagtcagttataagtgagttctaactaccagtttttcccccaatacacagtgccccaatacacagtagcccccacatacacagtagcccgccccatacacagtagcccgccccatacacagtagcccgccccatacacagtagcccgccccatacacagtagcccgccccatacacagtagcccgccccatacacagtagccccccccatacacagtagcccccaatacacagtacccccatacacagttccatccaatacacagtagcccccaatacacagtagtctcccatacacagtaccccccatacacagtgcccccatacacagtgccccctatacacagtgtcccccatacacagtgcccctatacacagtagccccctatacacagtagccccctatacacagtgtccccctatacacagtagcccccaatacacagtagtctcccatacacagtaccccccatacacagtgcccccatacacagtgccccctatacacagtgtcccccatacacagttccccctatacacagtaccccccatacacagtgcccccatacacagtgccccctatacacagtagccccctatacacagtagccccctatacacagtgtccccctatacacagtagctcccaatacacagtgcccctatacacagtagcccccaatacacagtgccccaatacacagtagccccccaatacacagtacccccatacacagtaccatccaatacacagtagtccccaatacacagtagccccccaatacacagtacccccatacacagtagcccccaatacacagtagtctcccatacacagtgccccctatacacagtagccccctatacacagtgtccccctatacacagtagcccccaatacacagtagccccccaatacacagtgccccccaatacagaGTAGCCCCCTAGCACAGTAGCCCCCTAGCACAGTAGCCCCCTAGCACAGTAGCCCCCTAGCACAGTAGCCCCCTAGCACAGTAGCCCTCTagcacagtacctcccataggcgctccgccttcgttatgcctctccttgcgctgcgcgacagtctcttttataaggttgcgccccgtgcgtaatgacgtcacacccacaggcgcaaccttataaaagggactgtcgcgctgcacaaggagaggcataacgaagcagccaacgaagcgtgaacatccggctacagcaagcgcatcccgctgtgccggatagttccatgaatgttctgcaatgcgggacattcatggaactatccgggacagcgggatgcgccataaaaagcgggactgtcccgcgaaaagtgggacagttggggggtatgcaattGCTCACGTTTGGGTGTAACAGGCAGTTAATGCTATGCTGACAGTATTAGTAACTTCCCAATGACATGCTGGGAACTGGCTGCTGAATTAGCGAGTAGAGAAGACATTCTTGCAAAGATACACTGTTCTGAGAAATATAAGTGTTAGGTGTTGTGACTTTGCTCAGAggaatctttttttattattatgtatacaGGGCTCTGCCTAAAGGGCATTGTATTCTGTTTTGGTCTCGGCAGCAAATCCTGTGCATTTAAACTGCTTTTTGATTCTGAGTCGCTTCATGCTCATCTTCTTTGATCAGTTAAATTGTTTCCAAGTCGAAGATCccgtatttcaatttttttctcattttcagtGTTGCAGCTGTTGCAAAAGTGAATACAAATTGGAAAAGACATTATTTTAATTGACCAGACTCCTATTTCATATATATTGATGTATCCCAGCAGATAACTTTATTTTATCATCATTCAGTGCTACCTTACCCAGCTAAAAGTTACAGACACTCACAGGTGACAGGTGAGACATTTTGTAAGTATTAAGCGAGTATGAATTTAGGGGTGTGCCCAAGGAAATGGGGTATTTATATCCAGCCCCAGGCTCCTCCCCCTTACTCTTGGAGCATTTTGGGGCCTTCCTGCAGCCAGCTGTGGTCCCCCAGCACCAAGTGCCAATAagatctgccttgcctgccccCAGGTACCAATTATGCACTACTATTTACACACACAGCACACTAATTGTAcgtttttgctaatttttctttgcagtttttacttttttttacttttgtacaggcatacacttacacacacacacacattcacacacacacacattcacacacacgcacacactcacacacacacacacacacatacacacacataaacatatacacacacacatacacacatacacacataaacatacacacacataaacatatacatacacacacacacacacacacataaacatacacacacataaacatatacacacacacacacacacataaacatacacacacacacatacacccataAACATActcacacataaatatatacatacacacacacacacacacacacacatacacacacacacataaacatacacaaacatacacacacataaacatatacatacacacacacacactctcacacacacatacacacacatgaacatatatacacacacacacacatacacacataaacatacacacacataaacatatacatacacacacacatacacacataaacatacacacacataaacatatacatacacacacacacacacacacacatacacccataaacatacacacacataaacatatacacacacacacacacatacacacacataaacatacacacacatacacccataaacatacacacacataaacatatacacatacacacacatacatacacccataaacatacacacacataaacatatacacacacacacacacacacacacatacacccataaacatacacacacataaacatatacatacacacacacacacatacacacataaacatacacaaacatacacacacacacacacactctctcacacacacatacacccataaacatacacacacataaacatatacacatacacgcatacacacataaacatacacaaacatacacaaacatacacacacacacactctctcacacacacatacacccataaacatactcatacacacatacacatattgatcagttttattttatattatttatgttatttgtttCATTGCATTTTCATTCTACATTGTACTTTTATTACTTGTGTTAAATTGATTTcccagtgtgacaagtgatcagggaGCCTGAACGCAaatcacacggcataatcacattatttttctttattgtatttttagatttgtgttgctgttcatttactgttcctTCTTGGTTCCTTTTGATTtttcttggttgtatttacagaactttgTTTGTGTTACCTTTATTTTAATAGTAATTAGGTCATAATCACTTTTTTCATATTCATtgattttatagcatttttatttgtgtgttgctgtttatctactggcttttgctttttctTGCCTGTTCTGAATTGTTCCTGATTTTTCTGGATCTTAATTTTTCTTGGTTATATTTACtcaattttccattttgctttgctttttattacatttgattGCTTAAGTTACTTTTATTTTGTTAGTGATAAGATCATAATCACTTTTTCTGTTTTACTGCATATTCAGTGATTGTGTTGCTGTTCAGCTACtggattttgcttttttttgcttgttcGAAATTGTTCCTGATTCTTGTTGATCtttattgttcttggttgtatttactGAATTTTCAGTTTTGCTTTCTCTCTTACTCTCTTGTTGCTCACAAAGGTTTTATTTTGCTAGTGATTAGGTATTTCTTAGCTTGAATCACACATCATAATTGtgttttctattttattgtatttctagTGATTTTATTGACTTGGTTATTCAGGAGTGGTACTGTTCATTGCTTGTGACTGCTGATCAGGTATTCCAAACTGAATCATACTATTAGTCACTGATCAGTTGGTTTTAGTTTGAAGTTgttgattttatattttattaggaATTTAAGTTTTATAGAATAGTGAAATAGGTTTGTTTGCCAGAAAGTTCCCGGGAGTTCAAGGGGTTAGGCTCTGTCTGCCAGAGTGTAAGCTTTCCTGACTAGTGTATAGGGCTAACATTCTTTTGACTTGGTCATGGTTTAGGGAGTTCAATGGAGTTTGCTGGGGGGTTGAAATCAAAGCTGTGTGGGGGCCTCCTTGCGATccccccatttactgcagtcACTGGCATTAAGGTGGACACCAGAAATTTTGAACTTATGGATTGTTTTCAATTATATATCACTgtggccatcctacaggatatggtcctctgtACAAATTTGTACACCGAGCAACATCTTGCCCAAATTCCCCTGCCTAGGTATGCTTGAGCCTCAGacatggcatcccactgacattgccgaaatgaaaaagttcttgggactcactttagctatgggtctcataaaagccaaTTCCTACAGGGATACCACTACAGTGTttttgattcccttttttctgccATGATGCCTAGAAACTGGTTATTGGCTACTGCTCTGGTTTCTGCAATTCAACAACAATGCTAtggctgtaccccctgatgtgcccggccatgacaggctgcataaactGAGGCCCCTTATAGGCAGCCTGTCTGAGCGGTGTGGGGAAGTGTATcccccttcccaaaacatttgtatagatgagCCCCTTCTCCTCTTTAAAGGGCACATCAAATTTCGGCAGTACATCCCAAGTACATCAAATTCTATAAACTGTGCCAAAGCATTTCGGGGTACACCAGCTAgttcatgatttatgaaggcaagggcTCCCAATGAGATCCCCCTGGTTATCCCTTTAttttgactgtcagtggcaaaattgtatgggagctcatctctccactttGGGCAAGGTTACCTCTTATATGGGGATAACTTTTACTCCCCTTTTTAAAGTCCTATTTCCCCAGCtatccatggcagcattcactcATGGGTTTTACTCCACCCGCTGATCGCTGATAGgacagaattaaaaataattagacaatCACTCCAGAGAccacaccaatatatatatatatccaccccTTCCTCTCAAGAGTGTCATTTTTCTGTCCTCTGAAGCTGATGGGGCACCTGTTTTCAGGTTAGAATTTTTCTTTTAGGCTTACCTGGTCCCAGTGTATGGGTACCCAAACCAGAGAAAGTTCAGCCTCTCTTTCTCTGAAGAGCCATGGAGGTATCACTGGGTTACACTTGCTATCCTGGCTGTCCCTGTTAGGCAGCTGGGGACTAAAAGTGACCACTTGCATTGAGATACCCTGTATGCCTACAGCATTACGGTGCCCTAAAGCCCTAAAATGCTGCCAAACTAAGGATGTAGGTGAGCCTTCTGGTAAGTGCAATGGTAGAAAAGAGAGCAAGGATTGGGGAATCAGGTAAGTTATGTTTATGCCATTCCCCTtaagggtgcaggcacatgtagccgatataagcatgaaaacgcgagactttgcatttcagccctacgcctcatgtggcatcagcctaagaaagCTTCTAATAGCCTGATTAACTCAGCTAGCTATGGCTCCACCTGGAGTCTGTAGGATTGGAAAGACCAAAGCATCTGCTGTACTACTGACTGTGTGACTGTTGTTATTTGCTGTTGGTACCACCTACTATTTCTAGTAGTTGGATCTtacacacaaattaaaaaaaaaaaaatcctgctaaGGAATGTCTATTAAAgtggaaggaaaggctaagtcacttggggtgctaaaatgttaagcacccccaagtgacttgaattgcttaCTTCTTACCCCGGGATACATAGCTCAGTATGTTAACTAGCaataataacagtattaataTACTGAACAAAGCAACAACATAGTACAGAATGTACATTTACAACACCACAGAGTAAGTATACTAAACATAGCAAAGGCATGGCATAGGGCAGACTAGGAAAATAGTCATATGCTAGTAAAATtcagcttaaagaagaaggaaaacctaagtcacttgggggtgccaaaatgttaagcacccccaagtgacttgtaTTTGACTTTGtatctgatcccaactaagatctaattaatccttactggatgtaaaataatcctattgggtttaattaatgttttattgatttcttagtagacttaaggtatgaagatctaaattacagacaGAACCCTCATCCAGAatacccctggtcctgagcattctggataacaggtcctatacctgtactgggtttTCTTTCATTAGATTAATACTGAAGTTTGTTCTTTCAGAGCCAGCTATAATAGGCAATTGTGGTGCGTGATAATACTTTTTCATTACTACTCCTGGGTATTATGAAGTTCCACTACATTACTACTCAAGTATAGTTAAATTGTTGCAGTACTTTATTACTAACACCAATATATTCTCATTGCAGGGATCAAGACTATTCGTAACCACTACAGTCAATTTAggtatacagcagggatccctaaccatTTATTCCTTATATGTTTTCGgaatattttacagctttttttgttACAATCACTCTGTTAGATTACCACAAGTACAATGAATCAATCTGTGCGTCTGCACTCCCAataacactcactcacacatgAGCCAACTGGCAAATACTCACTGGGAAAAGTTGCCCAAACACTGACCCATGTACAGGAGGCGGGACATCACTCATTGGCTGAGAGGGAAAGGggcagtacagagagatacagaggagACAATGAGGGCTAAAATGATCAAAAgcaattacaggtatagaatctgttaccAAAAacatctgaattacagaaagcctgtctcccaaagactcaattgtaatcaaaaaattcaaattttttcaattgattttctttttctctgtaataataaaacagtacctgtacttgattccaactaagatataattaccccttattgggggcagaacagccctattgggtttatttaatggttaaatgattcccttttctctgtaataataaaacagtacctgtacttgatcccaactaagatataattaccccttattggggcagaacagccctattgggtttatttaatggttaaatgattcccttttctctgtaataataaaacagtacctgtacttgatcccaactaagatataattaccccttattggggcagaacagccctattgagtatatttcatggttaaatgattcccttttctctgtaataataaaatagtacctgtacttgatcccaactaagatataattatcccttattgggggcagaacagccctattgggtttatttaatggttaaatgattcccttttctctgtaataataaaacagtacctgtacttgatcccaactaagatataattaccccttattgggggcagaacagccctattgggtttatttcatggttaaatgattccattttctctgtaataataaaacagtacctgtacttgatcccaactaagatataattaccccttattgggggcagaacagccctattgggtttatttaatggttaaatgattccattttctctgtaataataaaacagtacctgtacttgatcccaactaagatataattaccccttattggggcagaacagccctattgggtttatttaatggttaaatgattcccttttctctgtaataatcattatttgaggcaaaacaaacctattaaaattacaattttattgattttcaagtagacttaagatatgagtctacggaattacggaaagaccccttatccggtataCCCTTTGTCCCaaacgttctggataacgggtcatatacctgtaatATTTTAGATAATGGATTTTAGATAACTTTATTAGTTAATATGGCTGCCCAGTCACGGCTAGAGGAGTGTCCAATGTAAATATGGCTCTTGCACCTCCTTCCTTTCCTGGCATCACAGGGCTAAgggcagctctgggaatggggttcctgctgggcagtgggcggggccctaactaatgattctcacccagtcACCATCATCCcaccctacccagaatgcagcatgaaggggctcagtgaaggaggcagtgaaggtgtgtaagtgcctgattggctcactcagctcataaaaggacaggcgtccggcctcatagtccaatgagatcctgattttcctgcaggaagggacgtggggtaattGTGTGTCTTTCCTGTCATGTCTCACTGTATAGCTATTATTCcatctgtacaaaccccaggacttaTTATTATTCCCAATGAGAGACTGAAACCCTctcctctctatactgggataggccacccctACCCTCCAGcgccctgattcactgccctccacttcccagtaatgtcgccctgaggggaaactcctggtgcttaaagcctgaggcccctgaaatctctctggggtttgtgggcgacgctggtctgtatgtgagtaggaagcagatttcctgtcccctgatacagatacatgattcccaaccgtgtttatatccagtaccagctctgtagcctcctgcccatagatccatccctctaccccagtcacaatcccagctaagcctgtgagtaatgtctctgagatccgacccacatccagatcccctacagccgggacctttataccccctctctctctgccctcagtatctgccccctcagccccacaaaaggcagctccatgggattcccattgttcctgtaggacagtgagtggatctgccatgttgcacagctcctcaatgtgccggatcttcctggacagctcgtccttctttatttccagctgttggatcagctcagtgagtgtgagtgagagctcctctttctgcctggagatgtcactcaggagtcgcttctctagggcttccagctcttccctgatgcccctaaacagggcagtgactctctctgtctcaccagCTGCCGCTTCTGccacttctctcctgcgctcctgcagcctctgggctcctctctcagtctcctctctctctgggctcagtttctccagaactttcctcagtttctctttcttcttctcagaggcctcactcagcagctctaccctgtggccccggtgctccccggccaggcagcaggatgcacagatacaggcagagtcctcacagcagtgatactccagaaccttgtgatgtacagaacattttctccccataaaggaagcggtgggctcagtgagtacatgttctgctgactggcagtgccccctcaggtgggtatcacacagagaagcctcacacaggagacaggatttagcagcaggtacaggagagaggagacagtaagtgcagaagatcccagtctcccccggctcTGTCTCAGTCGGACGGAACCTCTCTGCTATGTTCCCCAGAGCTCTGTTCCTGGGCAGGGCAGGGCGCTCCTGATACTcagctctgcattcagggcaggaataagccccaGACCCCTCCTGGGTACCCAGCACCACCCaaatgcagccccggcagaagttatggccacagggcagggataccggatcagtataaatgctcaggcagatggagcagctcagctcgtctctcagatcagcagccgccatcaCTGAAATCAGGAATAAGAAACGAAACTGAAagttcctctctctctataaccaGTGGGACTTTTTAAATCACAAAGGGTTGGGCAAATGTAT contains these protein-coding regions:
- the LOC100489864 gene encoding E3 ubiquitin-protein ligase TRIM7-like; the protein is MAAADLRDELSCSICLSIYTDPVSLPCGHNFCRGCIWVVLGTQEGSGAYSCPECRAEYQERPALPRNRALGNIAERFRPTETEPGETGIFCTYCLLSPVPAAKSCLLCEASLCDTHLRGHCQSAEHVLTEPTASFMGRKCSVHHKVLEYHCCEDSACICASCCLAGEHRGHRVELLSEASEKKKEKLRKVLEKLSPEREETERGAQRLQERRREVAEAAAGETERVTALFRGIREELEALEKRLLSDISRQKEELSLTLTELIQQLEIKKDELSRKIRHIEELCNMADPLTVLQEQWESHGAAFCGAEGADTEGRERGGIKVPAVGDLDVGRISETLLTGLAGIVTGVEGWIYGQEATELVLDINTVGNHVSVSGDRKSASYSHTDQRRPQTPERFQGPQALSTRSFPSGRHYWEVEGSESGRWRVGVAYPSIERRGFQSLIGNNNKSWGLYRWNNSYTVRHDRKDTQLPHVPSCRKIRISLDYEAGRLSFYELSEPIRHLHTFTASFTEPLHAAFWVGWDDGDWVRIIS